One region of Pseudomonas alvandae genomic DNA includes:
- the dnaN gene encoding DNA polymerase III subunit beta, translating into MHFTIQREALLKPLQLVAGVVERRQTLPVLSNVLLVVEGQQLSLTGTDLEVELVGRVQLEEPADPGSITVPARKLMDICKSLPNDALIDIKVDEQKLVVKAGRSRFTLSTLPANDFPTVEEGPGSLTCSLDQSKLRRLIERTSFAMAQQDVRYYLNGMLLEVSAGVIRAVATDGHRLAMCSMQADIGQPDRHQVIVPRKGILELARLLTEPDGNVSIVLGQHHIRATTGEFTFTSKLVDGKFPDYERVLPKGGDKLVLGDRQALREAFSRTAILSNEKYRGIRLQLANGQLKIQANNPEQEEAEEEVGVEYNGGSLEIGFNVSYLLDVLGVMTTEQVRLILSDSNSSALVQESDNDDSAYVVMPMRL; encoded by the coding sequence ATGCATTTCACCATTCAACGCGAAGCCCTGTTGAAACCCCTGCAACTGGTCGCGGGCGTCGTCGAACGCCGCCAGACCTTGCCGGTACTTTCCAACGTGCTGCTGGTTGTCGAAGGCCAGCAATTGTCGCTGACCGGTACCGACCTGGAAGTCGAGCTGGTCGGTCGTGTGCAACTTGAAGAGCCGGCCGATCCGGGTTCCATCACCGTGCCGGCGCGCAAGCTGATGGACATCTGCAAGAGCTTGCCCAACGATGCGCTGATCGACATCAAGGTCGATGAACAAAAGCTCGTGGTCAAGGCCGGTCGCAGTCGCTTCACCCTGTCCACATTGCCCGCCAACGACTTCCCGACTGTGGAAGAAGGCCCGGGTTCGCTGACCTGCAGCCTGGACCAGAGCAAATTGCGTCGCCTGATCGAACGCACCAGCTTCGCCATGGCCCAGCAGGATGTGCGTTACTACCTCAACGGCATGCTCCTGGAAGTGTCTGCCGGCGTTATCCGCGCCGTCGCCACTGACGGTCACCGCCTGGCCATGTGCTCGATGCAGGCCGATATCGGTCAACCGGATCGCCACCAGGTGATCGTGCCGCGTAAAGGCATCCTGGAGCTGGCCCGCCTGCTGACCGAGCCGGACGGCAATGTCAGCATCGTGTTGGGCCAACACCACATCCGTGCTACCACTGGCGAGTTCACCTTCACGTCGAAACTGGTGGACGGCAAGTTCCCAGACTACGAACGCGTATTGCCAAAAGGCGGTGACAAGCTGGTGTTGGGCGATCGCCAAGCGCTGCGCGAAGCCTTCAGCCGTACTGCAATTCTGTCCAACGAGAAGTACCGCGGCATCCGCCTGCAACTGGCCAACGGTCAGCTGAAGATCCAGGCGAACAACCCGGAGCAGGAAGAAGCGGAAGAAGAAGTCGGCGTTGAATACAACGGCGGCTCCCTGGAAATCGGCTTCAACGTCAGCTACCTGCTGGACGTGCTGGGCGTGATGACCACCGAGCAAGTGCGTCTGATCCTGTCCGACTCCAACAGCAGTGCGCTGGTGCAGGAGTCCGATAACGACGATTCGGCTTACGTTGTCATGCCGATGCGTCTGTAA
- the recF gene encoding DNA replication/repair protein RecF (All proteins in this family for which functions are known are DNA-binding proteins that assist the filamentation of RecA onto DNA for the initiation of recombination or recombinational repair.) translates to MSLSRVSVTAVRNLHPVTFSPSPRINILYGANGSGKTSVLEAVHLLGLARSFRSTRLLPVIQYDQLACTVFGQVELAEGGHSALGISRDRQGEFQIRIDGQNARSAAQLAEILPLQLINPDSFRLLEGAPKIRRQFLDWGVFHVEPRFMATWQRLQKALRQRNSWLRHGTLDAVSQAVWDRELCQASAEIDEYRRAYIKALKPVFEQTLSELVELEGLTLSYYRGWDKDRELSAVLAGSLQRDQQMGHTQAGPQRADLRLRLGAHNAADILSRGQQKLVVCALRIAQGHLVSQARRGQCIYLVDDLPSELDEAHRRALCRLLEDLRCQVFITCVDHELLREGWQTETPVALFHVEQGRITQTHDHRE, encoded by the coding sequence ATGTCCTTAAGTCGCGTCTCGGTCACCGCGGTGCGCAATCTGCACCCGGTGACCTTCTCCCCTTCCCCCCGCATCAATATCCTTTACGGCGCCAACGGCAGCGGCAAAACCAGCGTTCTGGAAGCCGTGCACCTGCTAGGGCTTGCCCGTTCGTTTCGCAGCACCCGCCTCTTACCGGTCATCCAGTACGATCAACTGGCGTGCACGGTGTTCGGGCAGGTGGAACTGGCGGAAGGTGGCCACAGCGCCCTGGGGATTTCCCGGGATCGCCAAGGCGAGTTCCAGATTCGCATCGACGGGCAGAACGCCCGCAGTGCTGCGCAGCTAGCAGAGATTCTGCCGTTGCAGCTGATAAATCCGGATAGCTTCCGTCTATTGGAAGGCGCACCGAAGATCCGTCGGCAGTTCCTGGATTGGGGCGTGTTCCACGTGGAACCGCGTTTCATGGCGACTTGGCAACGTCTGCAGAAGGCGCTGCGCCAGCGTAACTCTTGGCTGCGACATGGTACACTTGACGCCGTTTCGCAAGCGGTTTGGGACAGGGAACTGTGCCAGGCCAGCGCTGAAATCGATGAATACCGCCGCGCTTATATCAAAGCCTTGAAACCGGTCTTCGAGCAGACCTTGAGCGAACTGGTTGAGCTTGAGGGACTGACGCTCAGCTATTACCGAGGATGGGACAAAGACCGGGAATTGAGTGCCGTGCTGGCTGGCTCGCTGCAGCGGGACCAGCAGATGGGACACACCCAGGCTGGACCACAACGCGCTGACTTGCGTCTTAGATTGGGCGCACATAACGCCGCGGACATTTTGTCCCGGGGTCAGCAGAAGTTGGTGGTGTGCGCCTTGCGTATCGCCCAAGGGCATCTGGTCAGCCAGGCCCGTCGCGGTCAGTGTATTTATCTGGTGGATGACTTGCCGTCCGAGCTGGACGAGGCCCACCGCCGTGCGCTGTGCCGCTTGCTGGAAGACTTACGCTGCCAGGTGTTCATTACCTGTGTAGACCACGAATTATTGAGGGAAGGCTGGCAGACGGAAACGCCAGTCGCTCTGTTCCACGTGGAACAGGGCCGTATCACCCAGACCCACGACCATCGGGAGTGA